A stretch of DNA from Saccharospirillum mangrovi:
GCGCAAATTCGTTCGCGGGTCGGGCCGCAGGCATCGCAGCGTGATTTATTGCGCGCTTATCGCACCCGTTGAGCCGGCGATTTCGGCACGTCGTGAACGTCGTGCAGACACAAGGCGTGGTTGCTGAGCACTTCGATGACTTTGCAGTTCGCCACCCGGCCATCGGTGCAATGGCCCACCATCGCTTCCAGTTCCTGTTCCAACGCTTGCAACCGGGCGATGCGCGAACGCACTTCGCTTAATTGCTGTGCCGCCAATTGATCGGCTTGCTGACAGGGTTCATCAACGTGATTCGACAACTGCAACAAATCGCCGATGGCGTCGAGTGAAAAACCCAACTCGCGCGCGTGGCGGATGAAGGTTAATCGCTGCAAATCAACCGGCCGATAACGCCGCTGCTGA
This window harbors:
- a CDS encoding MerR family transcriptional regulator — encoded protein: MDYSIGQVAKRLGCTAQTLRHYEQLGLIQPPPRTEGQQRRYRPVDLQRLTFIRHARELGFSLDAIGDLLQLSNHVDEPCQQADQLAAQQLSEVRSRIARLQALEQELEAMVGHCTDGRVANCKVIEVLSNHALCLHDVHDVPKSPAQRVR